Proteins from a single region of Aphelocoma coerulescens isolate FSJ_1873_10779 unplaced genomic scaffold, UR_Acoe_1.0 HiC_scaffold_441, whole genome shotgun sequence:
- the LOC138101714 gene encoding upstream stimulatory factor 2-like: MVLGQFWGEGAAGEGSVAVAAVPGPPGAFAEGGLQYQFRSESNGGQVTYRVVQVTEAPLDGPEGAAVSVVSTFAGTPQAVLQNPFSNGGSPGSEGGAEARLTWGGEGAVALQADPALGQAGGQFYVMMTPQDVLQAGGGAPRGLAPHGHPYSPKLEGPRVPRDERRRAQHNEVERRRRDKINNWIVQLSKIIPDCGAESGKSGASKGGILSKACDYVRELRQSNQRLQETFKEAERLQMDNDLLRQQMEELKSENAVLRAQLQQRGLDGTPEGTPQ, from the exons atggttttggggcagttttggg gggagggggctgcaggggagggCTCCGTTGCTGTCGCCGCcgtcccgggaccccccggggccttcgctgAGGGGGGGCTCCAGTACCAGTTCCGGAGCGAGAGCAACGGCGGGCAG gtgaccTACAGGGTGGTGCAGGTGACGGAGGCGCCGCTCGATGGCCCCGAGGGCGCCGCCGTCAGCGTCGTGTCCACCTTCGCCGGGACCCCCCAG gcCGTGCTGCAGAACCCCTTCAGCAACGGGGGCAGCCCCGGCAGCGAGGGCGGGGCCGAGGCCCGGctcacctgggggggggagggggcggtggCTCTGCAGGCCGACCCCGccctggggcaggcaggag ggcagtTCTATGTGATGATGACCCCTCAGGACGTGCTCcaggcggggggaggggccccgCGAGGCCTCGCCCCCCACGGCCACCCCTACTCACC GAAGCTGGAGGGGCCGCGGGTGCCACGGGACGAGCGACGGCGAGCGCAGCACAACGAGG TGGAGCGCCGGCGCCGGGACAAGATCAACAACTGGATCGTGCAGCTCTCCAAGATCATCCCCGACTGCGGCGCCGAGAGCGGCAAATCCGGCGCG AGCAAGGGCGGGATCCTGTCCAAGGCCTGCGATTACGTGCGGGAGCTGCGCCAGAGCAACCAGCGGCTGCAGGAAACCTTCAAAGAAGCCGAGCGGCTGCAGATGGACAACGACCTATTGCGACAGCAG ATGGAGGAGCTGAAGAGCGAGAACGCCGTGCTGAGGGCGCAGCTGCAGCAGCGGGGGCTGGACGGGACCCCCGAGGGGACCCCccagtga